The following are encoded in a window of Bordetella genomosp. 10 genomic DNA:
- a CDS encoding FecR domain-containing protein: MNASLPARPLDRAVARAAAAWLVRLREAATPQDIEDCLRWRNADPEHERAWRLAQQLDAKFEVVPPRIGMAAIGRARRASRRAAIKSLAALLVAGSSGYLAYSSVPWRTWVADERTATGERRQVVLADGTRVDLNTATAIDVAFSETERRIFLRGGEVLVETGHDAGRAGAAYRPFIVQTRQGRIRALGTRFVVRDGADDTLVAVLQGAVELTPDGAPSARRVLDAGQQARFTAARVGAVAPADAHAADWARGMFVADQMRLADVVSELSRYRPGVLRCDPAVADLRLTGAFQLDNIDVILDALPRTLPVRVVYRTRYWVTVAAADTPAGR; this comes from the coding sequence ATGAACGCCTCCTTGCCCGCGCGTCCTTTGGACCGGGCCGTCGCGCGCGCCGCGGCGGCGTGGCTGGTGCGCCTGCGGGAAGCCGCGACGCCGCAGGATATCGAGGACTGCCTGCGCTGGCGCAACGCCGATCCCGAGCACGAGCGCGCCTGGCGCCTGGCGCAGCAGCTCGACGCGAAATTCGAGGTCGTGCCGCCGCGGATCGGCATGGCCGCCATCGGGCGCGCGCGGCGGGCGAGCCGGCGGGCCGCGATCAAGTCGCTGGCCGCGCTGCTGGTGGCCGGTTCCTCCGGCTATCTCGCCTATTCGTCGGTGCCATGGCGGACGTGGGTGGCCGACGAGCGCACGGCCACGGGGGAGCGGCGCCAGGTCGTCCTGGCCGACGGCACGCGCGTCGACCTCAATACCGCCACCGCCATCGACGTGGCCTTCAGCGAAACCGAACGGCGCATTTTCCTGCGCGGCGGCGAGGTCCTGGTCGAAACCGGGCATGATGCCGGCCGCGCCGGCGCCGCCTATCGCCCCTTCATCGTCCAGACGCGGCAGGGGCGCATCCGGGCACTGGGAACGCGCTTCGTCGTGCGCGACGGCGCCGACGATACCCTGGTCGCGGTGCTTCAGGGCGCGGTGGAGCTGACCCCCGACGGCGCGCCCTCGGCGCGCCGCGTCCTCGACGCCGGGCAGCAGGCCCGGTTCACCGCCGCCCGGGTCGGCGCCGTCGCGCCCGCCGACGCGCACGCCGCCGACTGGGCGCGCGGCATGTTCGTCGCCGACCAGATGCGCCTTGCCGACGTGGTGTCGGAACTGAGCCGTTATCGGCCCGGGGTGCTGCGCTGCGATCCCGCCGTCGCCGACCTGAGGCTTACCGGCGCCTTCCAGCTCGACAACATCGACGTCATCCTGGACGCCTTGCCCAGGACGCTGCCCGTGCGCGTCGTGTACCGCACCCGCTATTGGGTCACCGTGGCCGCCGCCGATACCCCCGCGGGACGGTGA
- a CDS encoding amino acid ABC transporter permease: MRPGSPVSAAAAPVEPAPRAPFAVLLPFEIKRTRYAAGPRSIRLLKWGGAAAVLVAGSAWAQARAVPLPPLEVVVKWAPLLLQGFAFNILISLIAMSLGTAAGLGLGVGLLSANRAVKRGSWATTQFFRNVPWLVLLFCVMFLVPYQVTAFGLRIPLPDWIKATVGFALPVMANVAEIVRGAVLSVPLTQWEAAESLAFSPRRTFWRIILPQCLKRMTPPWMNLYSLVAMATVEASIVGVSEMLTLTADVHSSEGSRPELFAPLYGFALICFFLYCYPIDRLTARLERRFHVH, from the coding sequence ATGAGGCCGGGTTCCCCTGTCTCCGCCGCCGCCGCGCCCGTCGAGCCGGCACCGCGCGCGCCGTTCGCCGTCCTGCTGCCGTTCGAGATCAAGCGGACCCGGTATGCCGCCGGGCCGCGGTCGATCCGCCTGCTGAAGTGGGGCGGCGCGGCGGCCGTGCTCGTGGCGGGTTCGGCCTGGGCGCAGGCCCGCGCGGTGCCGTTGCCGCCGCTGGAGGTCGTCGTCAAGTGGGCGCCGTTGCTGTTGCAGGGCTTCGCCTTCAACATCCTGATTTCGCTGATCGCCATGTCGCTGGGCACCGCCGCCGGGCTGGGATTGGGCGTGGGCCTGCTGTCGGCGAACCGGGCCGTGAAGCGCGGCTCGTGGGCGACCACGCAGTTTTTCCGCAACGTGCCCTGGCTGGTCCTGCTTTTCTGCGTCATGTTCCTGGTCCCGTACCAAGTCACGGCGTTCGGCCTGCGCATCCCGCTGCCCGACTGGATCAAGGCGACCGTCGGTTTCGCGCTGCCGGTGATGGCGAACGTCGCGGAGATCGTGCGCGGCGCGGTCCTATCCGTGCCGCTGACGCAATGGGAGGCGGCCGAGTCGCTGGCCTTTTCTCCGCGACGGACGTTCTGGCGCATCATCCTGCCGCAGTGCCTGAAACGCATGACGCCGCCCTGGATGAACCTTTATTCGCTGGTCGCGATGGCGACCGTGGAGGCCTCCATCGTCGGGGTTTCGGAAATGCTCACGCTGACCGCCGACGTCCATTCGTCGGAAGGCAGCCGTCCCGAGCTGTTCGCGCCGCTGTACGGCTTCGCGCTGATCTGCTTCTTCCTGTACTGCTATCCGATCGACCGTCTCACGGCTCGGCTGGAGCGCCGTTTCCATGTTCACTGA
- a CDS encoding LysR family transcriptional regulator: MKQLPLIDMHALRTFTIAAQERNMSTAAARLGISQSAVSQTIRNLENQLGAILVNRTERPLSLTPAGHVLADRGSAVLDSVLDLANAVAERAKGVNPSIRLGLIDSFAATCGGRLARALAARTTRLAVRTGLTPALDQQLLDRELDLVISSEFMDDRSALASYPLFTEPFVAIIPSAFHRGQSTVAELRQLTAGLPLIRYNAESHVGTQVEEVLRRHQIRSAALLEFETADTLTAMVSEGLGWALTTPLCILQAEHLCRGVSFSYVEELQASRTLYLLARADQHEGFVADIWRLCRELVVSELLPRLEKLDPRLASGITLPDATAPATGNGVSAHRPAT, encoded by the coding sequence ATGAAGCAGCTACCCCTCATCGACATGCACGCGCTGCGCACCTTTACGATCGCCGCGCAGGAACGGAATATGTCGACCGCCGCGGCGCGCCTGGGCATCAGCCAATCGGCCGTCTCGCAGACCATACGGAACCTGGAAAACCAACTCGGCGCGATCCTGGTCAATCGCACGGAGCGGCCGCTCTCGCTGACGCCCGCCGGCCATGTCCTGGCGGACCGCGGCAGCGCCGTCCTGGACAGCGTGCTGGACCTGGCCAACGCGGTCGCCGAGCGGGCCAAGGGCGTCAATCCCAGCATCCGCCTGGGCCTCATCGACTCCTTCGCGGCAACCTGCGGCGGCCGCCTGGCGCGCGCGCTGGCCGCGCGCACCACGCGGCTGGCCGTGCGGACGGGCCTGACGCCGGCGCTGGACCAGCAACTGCTGGACCGGGAGCTGGACCTGGTCATTTCATCGGAGTTCATGGACGACCGCTCCGCCCTCGCCAGCTATCCGCTGTTCACCGAACCCTTCGTCGCCATTATCCCCTCCGCTTTCCACCGCGGCCAATCCACCGTCGCCGAACTGCGGCAACTGACGGCCGGCCTGCCCTTGATCCGCTACAACGCCGAATCGCACGTCGGCACGCAGGTCGAGGAAGTGTTGAGACGGCACCAGATCCGGTCGGCGGCGCTGCTGGAATTCGAAACCGCCGATACGCTGACGGCCATGGTGTCCGAGGGATTGGGCTGGGCGCTGACCACGCCGCTGTGCATCCTGCAGGCGGAACACCTGTGCCGCGGCGTGAGCTTTTCCTACGTGGAAGAGCTGCAGGCTTCGCGCACGCTGTACCTGCTGGCGCGCGCCGACCAGCACGAAGGCTTCGTCGCGGACATCTGGCGCCTGTGCCGCGAACTCGTGGTGTCCGAGCTGCTGCCCCGCCTGGAAAAGCTCGACCCGCGCCTGGCCAGCGGCATCACGCTGCCGGACGCTACAGCACCTGCGACAGGAAACGGCGTGTCCGCGCATCGCCCGGCGACGTGA
- a CDS encoding TonB-dependent siderophore receptor produces MAARHPCPPARRSAENGAPLRSLRLTALALALRALPAGFALIGLAASSFAHAAGDAPAAAGRKVYAVPAGALGAALAEFGGQAGVTVQVDSRIVAGRRTSGLSGAYTVREGFAALLAGTGLEIVDEGTGVFLVRRRLATGPDGTPTTLPEVSVLGAAVDATTEGSGSYAANAVTMFGNTQSLKDIPSSVSVLTRQQMDDQNITTIRDAMRYSTGIASINYTGNSSSSSGATAYYNARGFPVNVSLDGLSILNGIQYSTLFDMAMYDRVEVFRGPAGLLDGQGSLGGSVNLVSKRPTDTLQLKSETSIGSWADYRQMIDVSGPLNAAGTLRGRVVGVAAKANSFLDGEHSREGMGYAVLEYDITPRTTFSVSAGYQDTPTYETDWGVGYDTAGQVVRGPRGRSQNFAPDWSYSFNTIQEGKAALTHRFDSGWKAEAAVLSRENRTHAKYAFALQPDGATRTADYFGQNQLIDDDWLATDVRVSGPITILGRRNDVLLGANYTTFHQRFRGGSEDLGTYDIFKVDIPEPAMPYTSGTRQRVGQFSLYGHVNSHLTDDLSLVLGGREMYFRQQSKTTMPAGGDWTTTAKENGKFVPYGGLVFAITPQVSAYTSYSKIFSVQTDTTASGGAIAPFTGEQYEVGLKGSFLENRLNATLAAFRINGDHLAVADQAHPGFSAASGAVRSQGWEAELSGEPLPNWNVVAGYTLTNTRYTSSPTDQGASYDGETPRHLFKLWNTYRFTQAPLQGLSVGAGMYVQSNTYRLSPQYHQAGYAIYSAKVGYQFNSHLSADVTVNNLFDKRYYSRAPASLFAEYGAPRSVMLTVRASY; encoded by the coding sequence ATGGCTGCTCGCCACCCCTGCCCGCCGGCCCGCCGCTCCGCCGAGAACGGCGCGCCCCTCCGCTCCCTGCGCCTGACGGCCCTCGCGCTGGCGCTGCGCGCCTTGCCCGCGGGCTTCGCCCTGATCGGCCTGGCCGCGTCCTCGTTCGCCCATGCCGCCGGCGATGCGCCCGCCGCGGCTGGCCGCAAGGTCTATGCGGTGCCGGCGGGCGCGCTGGGCGCCGCGCTGGCGGAATTCGGCGGCCAGGCCGGCGTGACGGTGCAGGTCGATTCCCGCATCGTGGCCGGCCGGCGCACGTCCGGGCTGAGCGGCGCCTATACCGTCAGGGAAGGGTTCGCCGCCCTGCTGGCAGGCACCGGGCTGGAGATCGTCGACGAAGGAACGGGCGTGTTCCTGGTCCGCCGGCGCCTCGCCACGGGACCGGACGGCACGCCGACGACGCTGCCCGAGGTCTCCGTGCTGGGCGCCGCGGTGGACGCCACCACCGAGGGTTCGGGTTCCTACGCCGCGAACGCCGTGACGATGTTCGGCAACACGCAATCCCTGAAGGACATTCCCAGTTCCGTGTCGGTGCTGACGCGCCAGCAGATGGACGACCAGAACATCACGACCATCCGCGACGCGATGCGCTATTCCACGGGCATCGCCTCGATCAACTACACGGGCAACAGCAGTAGCAGCAGCGGCGCCACGGCGTACTACAACGCGCGCGGCTTTCCGGTGAACGTGTCCCTGGACGGCTTGTCCATCCTCAACGGCATCCAGTATTCGACGCTGTTCGATATGGCCATGTACGACCGCGTCGAGGTGTTCCGCGGACCCGCCGGCCTCCTCGATGGACAGGGCTCCCTGGGCGGCAGCGTCAACCTGGTGAGCAAGCGGCCCACCGACACCCTGCAACTCAAGAGCGAGACCTCCATCGGCTCGTGGGCCGACTATCGCCAGATGATCGACGTGTCGGGCCCCTTGAATGCCGCCGGGACGCTGCGCGGCCGGGTGGTCGGCGTCGCCGCCAAGGCCAACTCCTTCCTCGACGGCGAGCACTCCCGCGAAGGCATGGGCTATGCCGTCCTGGAATACGACATCACGCCCCGCACCACCTTCTCGGTGTCGGCGGGCTATCAGGACACGCCGACCTACGAGACGGACTGGGGCGTGGGCTATGACACGGCGGGCCAGGTCGTGCGCGGTCCGCGCGGCCGTTCGCAGAACTTCGCGCCCGACTGGTCCTATTCCTTCAACACGATCCAGGAAGGCAAGGCGGCGCTGACGCACCGCTTCGACAGCGGGTGGAAGGCGGAAGCCGCCGTGCTGTCGCGCGAGAACCGCACGCACGCGAAATACGCCTTCGCGCTGCAACCGGACGGGGCCACGCGCACCGCGGATTATTTCGGCCAGAACCAGTTGATCGACGACGACTGGCTGGCCACGGACGTCCGCGTGTCCGGTCCGATCACCATCCTGGGCCGCCGCAACGACGTCCTGCTGGGCGCGAACTACACCACCTTCCACCAGCGTTTCCGGGGCGGTTCGGAAGACCTCGGCACCTACGACATCTTCAAGGTGGATATTCCGGAGCCCGCGATGCCCTATACGTCGGGAACACGGCAGCGCGTCGGCCAGTTCAGCCTCTACGGCCACGTGAACTCGCACCTGACGGACGATCTTTCCCTGGTGCTGGGCGGCCGGGAGATGTACTTCCGGCAGCAATCCAAGACCACCATGCCCGCCGGCGGCGACTGGACCACCACCGCGAAGGAGAACGGCAAGTTCGTGCCTTATGGCGGCTTGGTGTTCGCCATTACCCCGCAGGTCTCCGCCTATACCAGCTACTCCAAGATATTCTCGGTGCAGACGGACACCACCGCCTCGGGCGGCGCCATCGCGCCCTTCACCGGCGAGCAGTACGAGGTCGGCTTGAAGGGCAGTTTCCTGGAGAACCGGCTGAATGCGACCCTCGCCGCCTTCCGCATCAACGGCGACCACCTGGCGGTGGCCGACCAGGCCCATCCGGGATTCTCCGCGGCCAGCGGCGCCGTGCGCAGCCAGGGATGGGAGGCCGAACTGTCCGGCGAGCCATTGCCGAACTGGAACGTCGTCGCGGGCTATACGCTGACCAATACCCGGTACACGTCCAGCCCGACCGACCAGGGCGCCTCCTACGACGGCGAAACGCCGCGGCACCTGTTCAAGCTGTGGAACACCTACCGCTTTACCCAGGCGCCATTGCAGGGACTCAGCGTGGGCGCGGGCATGTACGTGCAAAGCAATACCTACCGGCTGTCTCCGCAATACCATCAGGCCGGCTATGCGATCTATTCGGCCAAGGTGGGCTACCAGTTCAATTCCCACCTGTCGGCCGACGTGACGGTCAACAACCTCTTCGACAAACGCTATTACTCCCGCGCCCCGGCTTCGCTTTTCGCCGAGTACGGGGCGCCGCGCAGCGTCATGCTCACGGTGCGGGCCAGCTATTGA
- a CDS encoding sigma-70 family RNA polymerase sigma factor, translated as MSPVESAEQRGLHALYRDHHGWLQNWLRKKLNNTFEAADLAQDTFVRVLGAWRKQGDLQLREPRAYLTSVAGRVLLNHWRRLSLEQAYLEALAGQPEALSPSPEARLLVLEALHEIDALLDTLSPKVRTAFLYAQLEGLTYAEIAVRLGVSERTIKRYIATAYEECLLAMA; from the coding sequence GTGTCGCCTGTGGAATCCGCCGAGCAACGAGGATTGCACGCGCTGTACCGTGATCATCATGGTTGGCTGCAAAACTGGCTGCGCAAGAAACTGAACAATACGTTCGAGGCGGCCGATCTGGCCCAGGATACTTTCGTCCGGGTCCTCGGCGCCTGGCGCAAGCAGGGAGACCTGCAACTGCGCGAGCCGCGGGCGTATCTGACGTCGGTGGCCGGCCGCGTGCTGCTCAACCACTGGCGGCGGCTGTCGCTGGAGCAGGCCTATCTGGAGGCGCTGGCGGGGCAGCCGGAGGCCTTGTCGCCCTCTCCCGAAGCGCGCCTGCTGGTCCTGGAGGCCCTGCACGAGATCGACGCCCTGCTCGATACCCTGTCCCCCAAGGTGCGCACCGCCTTCCTGTACGCGCAACTGGAAGGGCTGACCTACGCCGAGATCGCCGTGCGGCTGGGCGTGAGCGAGCGCACCATCAAGCGCTACATCGCCACCGCCTATGAAGAATGCCTGCTGGCGATGGCATGA
- a CDS encoding amino acid ABC transporter permease, with the protein MDFIAGWFRRLYDTTGLNFTVFYDPYDWHRYVDGLKTTALLCVVTIFLSLLIGAVGALLQGASSRFVRNAVHVFVVAFRNTPPLVQIFFFYFGIGAILPAGHNADGMRLPLIGNLQWAIVSLSLFAGAFNVEIFRSGMEAIPKASIEAAEALGYTRTRAYVHVILPLALRVCLPALNNNLVNLIKTTTLAYAIAVPETLYETKQIWGESQNVLEMMLVLFVTYGVLVGILVWIMHGWERMLRIPGYGR; encoded by the coding sequence ATGGATTTCATCGCGGGATGGTTTCGCCGCCTGTACGACACGACCGGTCTCAATTTCACGGTCTTCTACGACCCTTACGACTGGCATCGCTACGTAGACGGCTTGAAGACGACGGCGCTGCTTTGCGTCGTCACGATTTTTCTCAGCCTGCTGATCGGCGCCGTGGGCGCGCTGCTGCAGGGCGCGTCGTCGCGCTTCGTGCGCAATGCGGTGCACGTATTCGTGGTGGCGTTCCGCAATACGCCGCCGTTGGTGCAGATCTTTTTCTTCTATTTCGGCATCGGGGCCATTCTTCCCGCCGGCCATAACGCGGACGGCATGCGGCTGCCCCTGATCGGCAATCTGCAATGGGCCATCGTGTCCCTGTCGCTGTTCGCCGGCGCCTTCAATGTGGAGATATTCCGCTCCGGCATGGAGGCCATTCCCAAGGCCAGCATCGAGGCCGCCGAGGCGCTGGGCTATACCCGCACCCGGGCCTATGTCCACGTCATCCTGCCGCTGGCGTTGCGGGTCTGCCTGCCGGCGCTCAACAACAACCTGGTCAATCTCATCAAGACCACGACGCTGGCTTATGCGATCGCGGTGCCCGAGACGCTTTATGAGACGAAACAGATATGGGGCGAGTCGCAGAACGTGCTCGAGATGATGCTGGTGCTGTTCGTCACCTACGGCGTGCTGGTCGGCATCCTGGTGTGGATCATGCACGGGTGGGAACGCATGCTTCGTATTCCGGGGTACGGACGATGA
- a CDS encoding amino acid ABC transporter ATP-binding protein produces the protein MAESPVATFPWTPADPIVQLIGVRKSFGAVQVLKGISLDVMKGEVACIIGPSGSGKSTLIRCINALVPLDAGTLRVEGLEVADPKVDKLALRRKVGMVFQQYNLFPHKTALQNVMMAPVQVLGQDKREVEARARALLEKVRLSGKENSYPGELSGGQQQRVAIARSLAMRPAIMLFDEVTAALDPEMVKEVLVTIRELAEEGMTCLLVTHEMAFAREVADHVYFMDQGVVVEHSEPEAFFTSPGDARTRRFLSQVL, from the coding sequence ATGGCTGAATCCCCTGTCGCGACTTTTCCCTGGACGCCGGCCGATCCCATCGTCCAATTGATCGGCGTGCGCAAATCGTTCGGCGCGGTCCAGGTGCTCAAGGGCATCAGCCTGGACGTGATGAAGGGCGAGGTGGCATGCATCATCGGGCCCTCCGGCTCCGGCAAGTCCACGTTGATACGCTGCATCAACGCGCTGGTCCCGCTGGATGCCGGGACCCTGCGCGTGGAAGGCCTGGAAGTGGCCGATCCCAAGGTGGACAAGCTCGCCCTGCGGCGCAAGGTGGGCATGGTGTTCCAGCAATACAACCTTTTCCCGCACAAGACCGCCTTGCAGAACGTGATGATGGCGCCCGTGCAGGTGCTGGGCCAGGACAAGCGCGAGGTCGAGGCGCGTGCCAGGGCGCTGCTGGAAAAGGTGCGCCTGTCGGGCAAGGAGAACAGCTATCCGGGGGAGTTGTCGGGCGGGCAGCAGCAGCGCGTGGCCATCGCGCGTTCATTGGCGATGCGGCCGGCGATCATGCTGTTCGACGAGGTGACGGCGGCGCTGGATCCGGAGATGGTGAAGGAAGTGCTGGTCACCATACGCGAGCTCGCGGAAGAGGGCATGACCTGCCTGTTGGTGACGCATGAAATGGCGTTCGCGCGCGAAGTCGCCGACCACGTCTACTTCATGGACCAGGGCGTGGTGGTCGAACATAGCGAGCCGGAAGCGTTCTTCACGTCGCCGGGCGATGCGCGGACACGCCGTTTCCTGTCGCAGGTGCTGTAG
- the solA gene encoding N-methyl-L-tryptophan oxidase, protein METRVDVAVIGLGAMGSATLYQLAKRGVKAIGIERYAAPHALGSSHGETRITRQAVGEGPDYVPLVLASHRIWRELEAATGASLLNACGTLIMSPRDNKALHHGMPDFVSRSIKSATAFDIPHEVIDSAEIARRFPQFVGLSGREWACYEPGGGYVRPEACIEAQLGRARALGAEIRSNTVVQSVAQEAGGVRIVTDQGVILADRAVVSAGSWCADLLGGPFERLLTVTRQLLHWYEIEDVSAYGAAASPVFIWMHGERETDYFYGFPPSAGDPRLKVATEQYATSTTPYAMDREVAPEESAAMYRDHVQGRLAGVTPRVAKAAACLYTVTPDRRFIIDRHPEQDRITVISACSGHGFKHSAGIGEAVAQSVAEGRSDVDLAPFSIARFRQA, encoded by the coding sequence ATGGAAACGCGGGTAGATGTTGCGGTCATCGGCCTGGGCGCGATGGGCAGCGCGACGCTGTACCAGCTCGCCAAGCGCGGCGTAAAGGCCATTGGAATCGAGCGCTACGCGGCGCCGCATGCGCTGGGCTCCAGCCATGGGGAGACGCGCATCACCCGGCAGGCGGTAGGCGAAGGACCGGATTACGTCCCGCTGGTGCTGGCGTCGCACCGCATCTGGCGGGAACTCGAGGCCGCCACGGGCGCTTCGCTGCTGAATGCCTGCGGCACCTTGATCATGTCGCCGCGCGACAACAAGGCGCTTCATCACGGCATGCCGGATTTCGTCTCACGCTCGATAAAAAGCGCCACCGCCTTCGATATTCCCCATGAGGTGATCGACAGCGCGGAGATCGCGCGCCGCTTTCCCCAGTTCGTCGGCCTGTCCGGCCGGGAATGGGCCTGCTACGAACCCGGCGGCGGCTATGTCCGCCCGGAGGCCTGCATCGAGGCCCAACTGGGGCGCGCGCGGGCGCTCGGCGCGGAGATCCGCAGCAATACCGTGGTGCAAAGCGTCGCGCAGGAGGCCGGCGGCGTGCGCATCGTCACCGACCAGGGCGTCATCCTCGCCGACCGGGCCGTGGTTTCGGCCGGTAGCTGGTGCGCCGACCTGCTCGGGGGACCGTTCGAGCGTCTCCTCACCGTCACCCGCCAGTTGCTGCACTGGTATGAAATCGAAGACGTGAGCGCCTATGGCGCGGCCGCGTCCCCCGTGTTTATCTGGATGCACGGCGAACGCGAAACGGATTACTTTTACGGCTTCCCGCCCTCGGCGGGAGATCCGCGCCTGAAGGTCGCGACGGAGCAATATGCCACCAGCACCACGCCTTATGCGATGGACCGCGAGGTCGCGCCGGAAGAATCGGCGGCGATGTACCGGGACCATGTCCAGGGCCGCCTGGCCGGCGTGACGCCGCGCGTGGCCAAGGCGGCGGCCTGCCTCTACACCGTCACGCCCGACCGCCGCTTCATCATCGACCGCCATCCGGAGCAGGATCGCATCACCGTCATATCCGCCTGCTCGGGGCACGGTTTCAAGCATTCCGCCGGCATCGGCGAGGCCGTGGCGCAGTCCGTGGCGGAAGGCCGCAGCGACGTCGACCTGGCGCCGTTTTCCATCGCGCGCTTTCGCCAGGCGTGA
- a CDS encoding transporter substrate-binding domain-containing protein has protein sequence MAADGVDAIKKRGTLVVGVKADYKPFGFRSPEGAIVGIEPDLAADIAKRLNVKLELVPVVASNRIEFLQQGKIDVLIATMSDTPERRKVVQAIDPPYYSDFVNVLMPKSTQVHDWPDLKGKTLCATSGSWYNKDVARTYGAELSAFDGSEKPLLALKQGNCVGYVYDQTFIQGRLLEADWNGAYAMPLKGVLPTRWIMAVAPGNETMKAFLEGATRDWMKTGLIVDEEKKFGITPTEYARTMHEQAAAAK, from the coding sequence ATGGCCGCCGATGGCGTCGACGCCATCAAGAAGCGAGGCACGCTCGTGGTGGGCGTGAAGGCCGACTACAAGCCTTTTGGATTCCGCTCGCCGGAGGGCGCGATCGTCGGCATCGAGCCCGACCTGGCCGCGGACATCGCGAAGCGCTTGAACGTGAAGCTCGAGCTCGTTCCCGTCGTGGCGTCGAACCGCATCGAATTCCTCCAGCAAGGCAAGATCGACGTGCTGATCGCGACCATGTCCGACACGCCGGAACGGCGCAAGGTCGTCCAGGCGATCGATCCGCCGTACTACTCCGATTTCGTCAACGTGCTGATGCCCAAGTCGACCCAGGTTCACGATTGGCCCGACCTCAAGGGCAAGACGCTGTGCGCCACCTCGGGCTCCTGGTACAACAAGGACGTCGCCCGCACCTATGGCGCCGAGCTCTCCGCGTTCGACGGTTCGGAGAAACCGCTGCTGGCGCTCAAGCAGGGGAATTGCGTCGGCTATGTCTACGACCAGACCTTCATCCAGGGCCGCCTGCTCGAGGCCGACTGGAACGGCGCCTACGCCATGCCTTTGAAGGGCGTCCTGCCCACCCGCTGGATCATGGCCGTGGCGCCGGGGAACGAGACGATGAAGGCCTTCCTGGAAGGCGCCACCCGGGACTGGATGAAAACAGGCCTCATCGTGGACGAGGAAAAGAAGTTCGGCATCACGCCGACGGAATACGCGCGCACCATGCACGAACAGGCGGCAGCCGCCAAATGA